A region of the Labeo rohita strain BAU-BD-2019 chromosome 5, IGBB_LRoh.1.0, whole genome shotgun sequence genome:
GtagtgaaaagaaaagaatagcAAAGTTGCCCTAAAAGACAATAAGACATTAATTTGCTCTTTTAATTGAGTGTTTGGGCGGCTCTTAAAAGAGCCTTTTTTGAAAATCCGGTCCAGGTAAAATTTAACCGCCAAAACCATACAGAGTACGGCCTTGACGCTTCAGAGCGTACACTACGTCCATAGCCGTCACAGTCTTGCGCTTGGCGTGCTCGGTGTAGGTTACAGCGTCGCGAATGACATTTTCAAGAAACACTTTCAGTACACCTCGCGTCTCTTCGTAGATCAGACCAGAAATACGCTTCACACCACCACGACGCGCTAAACGGCGAATAGCTGGCTTTGTGATTCCTTGAATGTTGTCTCTCAAAACTTTGCGGTGACGTTTTGCACCACCTTTACCAAGCCCCTTACCGCCTTTTCCACGACCAGACATGATAACAAACTGAACTCGATCTCGAATAAACCTGAAATGGGTGGTGCTTCAAGGGAAGACTGAGAATTATGTCCTTAAAGCGGACCTAGTGGAAACCATGCTTGCCACAACCCCCACTGCGGGCGGAGCTGACGTAACAATGAAAGTAGGGAAGTAGGTCTATTGAGCGTCAATTTCTTTAATTTGAACAGCTACAGATCATGAATTCGAACAAAAGATATGCGTATATATAGAGTGCTTTATGTTGTGGTATTCGTGACATTTCGGTAATTAGGACTGACCTGCTTTATCCATTTTCGTTGTCGTATGGTTGTATCACTTCATAGTTTTTCTATATAGTTTAATTTACATTCCTTTTGGGACCTTATGCAGTGCGTTCTTGCAGTACATTTGTGTTGTAGTGTGTAAATTTCAAAGAATTACTGATTGGAATAAGCGAGGATATGCAAATTTTATACACCTCTGCCGAgtgttctgattggttcaaGACGGTCTCGATTTTTATTGGACATTTGCTTATGATGACGCATGGTGATTTGTCCCTGGTTTGAATGCCCTTCCCAGCCGGTTTGAACCGGTTTAATGAACAAAGAGGCAATTCGTTCATCT
Encoded here:
- the zgc:153409 gene encoding histone H4 gives rise to the protein MSGRGKGGKGLGKGGAKRHRKVLRDNIQGITKPAIRRLARRGGVKRISGLIYEETRGVLKVFLENVIRDAVTYTEHAKRKTVTAMDVVYALKRQGRTLYGFGG